A genomic region of bacterium contains the following coding sequences:
- the dnaX gene encoding DNA polymerase III subunit gamma/tau, translating to MARSVLTLKYRPQRFDELLVQDHVRDTMKRAVEKNRLANAYLFCGPRGVGKTTTARILAKSLNCEKGPTVSPCGVCSACVEIANGRSLDVIEIDGASNRKIDDVRELRENIKYLPTAGRFKIYIIDEVHMLTTESFNALLKTLEEPPAHAKFIFATTAAQDVPATIVSRCQRFDFRRATPAEIKDRLAWLAQRENIKAVDSALMAIARRADGAIRDGEGILDQLAAYRPEGIELRDVEELLGLVPAEVFFDYADLVLTGNGPGLLTFLARLFESGYDHVEFYSGLVLHFRNLLVLEIGGPEANLSLLPDEIGRMTRQAKSFGRGDLLKLLSGITQYESQAATTQYPRVLLEVMSLELASERSGHAETATRESAVENTDAAVAADRPKDLNALWVELRLRTNAHEPLLAGFLDLATPVSLSSDVLTVSLPAKQKPAAEKLEDSKMYLTATLTAIAGRPIRLHVQLTRKPEPDATRERVSRILGEVDEREQR from the coding sequence ATGGCGCGCAGCGTTCTCACCCTGAAGTACCGACCGCAGCGTTTCGACGAACTCCTCGTGCAAGATCATGTCCGTGATACGATGAAACGTGCAGTCGAGAAGAACCGTCTGGCCAATGCCTATCTGTTCTGCGGACCTCGCGGCGTAGGCAAGACGACCACTGCCCGAATCCTTGCGAAGAGTTTGAACTGCGAAAAGGGACCCACCGTATCTCCATGCGGAGTCTGTTCCGCTTGCGTCGAGATAGCCAACGGACGCAGCTTGGATGTGATTGAGATTGACGGCGCATCGAATCGGAAGATCGATGACGTCCGCGAACTCAGAGAGAATATTAAGTACTTGCCGACCGCCGGCAGGTTCAAGATCTACATCATCGACGAAGTCCACATGCTGACCACGGAGTCGTTCAACGCCCTGTTGAAGACCCTTGAGGAACCGCCGGCTCACGCCAAGTTCATTTTCGCCACGACCGCTGCGCAGGACGTACCGGCGACTATCGTTTCTCGCTGCCAGCGGTTCGACTTCCGCCGGGCAACCCCGGCCGAGATCAAGGACCGCCTGGCCTGGCTGGCACAGCGGGAGAACATCAAGGCAGTTGACTCGGCGCTGATGGCGATAGCTCGCCGGGCAGACGGAGCCATCCGAGACGGTGAGGGCATTCTCGACCAACTGGCCGCCTACCGGCCGGAAGGAATCGAACTCAGGGACGTGGAAGAACTGCTCGGCCTCGTGCCGGCAGAAGTCTTCTTCGACTATGCGGACCTCGTGCTAACAGGCAACGGCCCGGGTCTGCTGACCTTCCTGGCGCGGCTCTTCGAGTCAGGCTATGACCACGTTGAATTCTACTCCGGATTGGTGCTGCACTTTCGCAACCTGCTTGTGTTGGAGATCGGTGGACCGGAGGCAAACCTCAGTCTGCTGCCGGATGAGATTGGGCGCATGACGCGCCAAGCCAAATCGTTCGGTCGCGGCGACCTGCTGAAGTTGCTCTCCGGCATAACCCAGTACGAATCTCAGGCCGCGACGACCCAATATCCTCGAGTGCTGCTTGAAGTCATGTCGCTGGAATTGGCATCGGAACGCTCTGGCCATGCAGAAACCGCGACACGTGAGTCAGCCGTCGAGAATACCGATGCTGCGGTTGCCGCTGACCGGCCGAAGGACCTGAACGCGCTGTGGGTTGAGCTACGACTTCGCACGAACGCGCATGAACCGCTGCTGGCAGGATTTCTTGATCTGGCGACGCCCGTGTCCCTGAGCAGCGACGTGCTGACAGTCTCGCTGCCCGCGAAGCAGAAGCCGGCAGCCGAAAAGCTCGAGGACAGCAAGATGTACCTGACCGCGACGTTGACGGCAATCGCAGGCCGACCAATCAGACTTCATGTTCAGCTGACGCGGAAGCCCGAGCCGGACGCGACACGAGAACGAGTCAGCCGGATCTTGGGCGAAGTTGATGAAAGGGAGCAGCGTTGA
- the recR gene encoding recombination mediator RecR translates to MKRSLEQLVSALVKLPGIGRKTAQRIAFYLLRQPDVAREMADSIVEASSKLRPCPVCFSLTEEQRCEVCSDPTRDHSVVCVVEEPADVLTMEQSGRHRGAYHVLGGILSPIDNIGPDDLHVRELIARAAAGLHEVIIATNPTTEGEATAIYIAEQLKPTGVHVTRIARGLPVGSDLDLADSETILRALEGRRELP, encoded by the coding sequence TTGAAGCGCTCACTGGAGCAACTCGTCTCTGCGCTGGTGAAGCTGCCGGGAATCGGTCGCAAGACCGCTCAGCGTATTGCTTTCTATCTGCTCCGGCAACCGGACGTCGCCCGGGAGATGGCCGATTCAATCGTTGAGGCCAGCTCCAAGCTGCGGCCCTGCCCGGTCTGTTTCAGCCTGACCGAGGAACAGCGATGCGAGGTGTGCTCTGACCCAACTCGGGATCATTCCGTCGTTTGCGTGGTCGAGGAACCGGCCGACGTGCTGACCATGGAGCAATCGGGCCGGCACCGCGGAGCGTACCACGTGCTGGGAGGAATCCTGTCGCCGATCGACAACATCGGCCCGGACGACCTCCACGTAAGGGAGCTGATCGCGCGCGCCGCGGCAGGTCTCCACGAGGTTATCATCGCGACCAACCCGACAACCGAAGGCGAGGCAACCGCCATCTACATCGCCGAGCAGTTGAAGCCTACCGGGGTACACGTGACCCGCATTGCCCGCGGCCTGCCGGTCGGGTCCGACCTCGACCTGGCCGATAGTGAAACCATCCTGCGCGCGCTCGAGGGCCGGCGCGAGCTTCCCTGA